The window ATGATAGCACAGTAATGTTAATGATGCCCATGATAGAATCCCGTGTTAGAAATGATCTACATAGAAGTTACAATTAATTCAACACACTTATTATGTTCTCTTCCTCATGTTAAGTAGTTAAATAAGCACAACATTTTGAAGTCCTTAAACAAGTAATGTTTCAGAAACTGGATATAGCTCCAAAGAAGAACAAATAAATTGTATGCTTATTTACTAATGAAGCATGAACAGCTATTTTGTACAAACCACTTCAGGGATAGCTGAAATTTTGTCAACGAGAGGCTTCAACAGATTAGGTTCATAGCTTGACGTGACAAAGTTAACCATAACCTCCGGATTGCTAGTATTGACATCTCTggcaaaaaaatatgaaattaagtGCAAGTTATAGAAACTTTTGGCACAACACAATAAGTTTAGACCAAATGCAACCAATTACAGTATGCAATAGGTAGACGTGAAAGATACATTAGCACaagaaaagggaagaatacaaacCATGGAAAGCtaataagaaaaaggaaagacagaACAAAAGGGTGGTCAGCGTTAAAGAGTATCATATTACAACATAGGATGCAACTTATAGTTTCCAAGCTAAGTAATTCCAAAGTAGGCTATTCTGTCAAAAGAAAAATTCTGTCAGAGAAGATTCCAAAATGATGAACCATATGTGCATATACATGCAACAACATCCCAAAATGATGAACCATGACCAAGAAAACAGTCAAAGAAGATTCAGCAGCTACAACAGGCATTTAAATTATATGAAACTTGGTAATGAAATTACTAGTCTAAGAAAATCGTACCTTCCAGTCCTTAGCATCAGATGTTTAAGAAATCCAGCATGGGTGTGAACATTATACGGGGAAAGGCCTAGCTTTGGATCTCTCCAACTATCTTGAATAACTGCAAGAACCTATAAAATTAGAGAATAATCAACTAAATTTATAATTCAAGCATACAAATGAATAACAAAGAATGAATTTCTCTCAATAGAATCACTAACAAGAAAAAATGTCACTGCATGAAAACAAGAGAAACATGGTTATCCTAAGGTAGCAAGCTTCAAAATTTTAGAGAGACATTCTGTAGTAGCTATATTCAAACTATAATGAGGGAAAATATTCATCCTATCAAACATGATGTTTCATCCAGATTTAGAGCAGAATACAATGGCTGAAGCTAATATTACAAAGCATTACCTTATTGGTTGCTTCAGTCTGCAATAAACATTTGTCGACATGAAGGACCTTATCAAAGAAACCTGGGGCATGCAATCCCAACGCATAACCGATCTCCATCTGTTCCTCCTTCCCGCTTGATACATCTCTTGGCATCCATCTTTCAGCACCAAACGAGAATTCCATCTGTGAAGCAGCAGAAAGATTGCACCTTTACTaaaagaaacaggccaaaacttggtTTTTTAGCTCAAACCACGCTAACCTTGTTCCTGTAGTGGAATTGCAAATCACACGGTACGATGGGCTTAAAGATGGCAACAAAGTCAGGATCTTTGTCCGAGAATCTCCCGACGTGAACGATCAAATCCCTAACTTGCTGCTCCTTGGCTCGAACCTGTGCCTCGTATGAGAGATTCTGAGTCTTACAACCTCCGCAGTAGGAAGCATACTGGCACGGAGCTTCCACCGCGTCCCTGTGCGGACTAATCGTCTTCAATTTCGTCGCCTGTAGTCTCACGGAAACGACTAATCAAGCACCGAGGAAAGAGATCGAAATAGTGATGAGGCAAGGGGAAGGGATTACGACCTCGGCGTAGCTGCCTTTCTTGCGAGTGACGCGGCCGAGAAAGCGCTCGCCGGGGAGGGCGCGGTCGCACATGACGACGAAGGCGGTGTCCGCGACCTTGCAGACGCCCTTCCCCTTGAAGGCGAGGGACTCGCAGACGAGTTCCAGAGTCTGACCACGCTTCGGGAAGAAAGAGCGAGGAGTGGGAGCCACGGCACCAGCGGAGTCGGAGCGCGGCGGAGCTGCGAGCGCGTCGATTTCAGGGGGAGGAAGGAGGGGAGAGGCTGAAGGGGAGGGAGACGAGGCGGAGGCGCGGACGGCGTGGAGCCATGGGCGGGCGTTGAGGCGGCGAGCGCCGCAGGAGGGGAACGCCGCCACCGCCATGGACGCAGGACAAGCTTAGCGGGGGACGGCTTTCTATGGTGTCATCTATCTATTAGATTACGCCTCCTGTGAAATAGGGTGACTAGAGATGATCGATTTAATTGATTTGCTTACCCGCCATCGACTAAACGTTCATCTACCTGTCCGTTGATGCTAACTCTTACGAGAGCCTCTCCGGGCCCACATAGTTGTCCAATATCAAGACAGGTAAACTTCTAGGTATCGATTGAGATTCCTAAATACTTCTCGTACTGGTTACTCACCACCCGTTTCACCTATCCTCTTTTTCTGGGACCCGCCATATGGGTCACATACTATTCCTCCAATAGAGACGAAGGTAGGGAATCATGTAGCGAGAAATAAACAGAAATTATTCTTGTGACTTGAACCTATTCATGATGGGAAATCCTTGAGAGAACATGCGCTCAAGATTCAAAAGAGTacatggaggaggaggaatcAAACAACTATTAGGCCAAAATGTGGATTGTTGTTAAAGGATTACTTTAATCTTGCTAAGATTATAATAACAGCGAGATTTAAACTAAAATTTGCTTAGTACATCCTTTTTCTTTGTGTTAGATCTTTCCCTTCATGTTTGATTCTAATTCTCTTTGTTGTGGTGATACTTCATGAGTGTAGGATTGAAGTTTCTCTTAAATGCCCTATGTTTCAGACTGCAAATTAACCAAAGAAACACTTACTTATCCAAGGGAAGATGGTAAAGTTGTGTAAGAGGAGGAGACCTCCAAACCAATCTGCCAAAACCAGAGAAAATTCCTGCATGTAGGAAGATCACTGACTCATTCTTGTATGCATGAGAACTCCAAATACATTTAGCAAAACTAAGGCAGAGAGAATGCTCAACATCATAATTCTAAAGAGGAACATGATGGAGGACCTCATTGGCAAGCAGGGGTAAAGATCAGATAATAATTTAAGGAATGCAAATTTGCAGTTAGACTGCATTTAATTTTAGATATCCATACTCTAAACCACCAAATGATGTTAAAGAATTGATGGAAACAAAGTAATCAGAAATATAGATATTTGCATTGCAGAACTTAAGTTTTTCACATGATCATTATATGTTTGCCATGTTGCCACACAACATATTATACAGAAGGGATTTCTTTGCTTCCAAAGGGGGGAAATATCAAAGGATACCATCATTTGATCTACATATGGTAGATAAGATCTCTCCTTCAAATTTGCCATTACCATATCGGTTGCTCGATATATCAAACTAATTCAAATAGCTACAAACTCAGAGTAGCAACGTAAAGAGCAACCCTTCTTCACTTCTGAGCATTTTCTGATACTACACAACGGAGCTGCACGAAGAAATTCCAGCTAAAGGCTGCCTGTAATTGGACTTACAAGTACTGTAAATGATCTTTGCCAACAACCAACAGTTGTCTTATATGTCTCGATCTACTTTATGGCTTGTGCAATTGTATCTTAGGACTGGATATCGAATCCACCATAAATTTCCCACTTGGTTAATAGTCAGGGAGGAGAACTTGCCAGTGTTCCTTATCATGTTCTTTTCTTGATTAAATCTTGGCTCATAACGAAATTTTCTGCTCAGGTTTTATCAGTTGGGAGATTTGGAAGCGAAACCGGGAAATTGCTGGTGCAAGTGGCAAATTCACACCACTCTGCAGCTCTTGTGGACATTATTCAGAGAACTCAATATTCCATCATTCTTCTCAGTTGCATCATATAAAGCTTATATAGCTCAAACCATCACAGATTCTTGTGATCTATGTCACTAGCATAGCTGATGCCGTTGGTCCAAATGCTGTCATCACTGCAACTGCCATTGCTTTTCCAGCTCTTGTTTATGGTGTCATTGCTTTAGCTATTCAAGTCACTGTTATTTTTCCAAGTGTTGTCCTGAGAATCATCATTGCTAGTGTCTGCTGAAGCCTGTGTCAGGTGGAACTCAATCTGCAATCTCTGGTGGAGCGCTGTGTTGGTCTCGATTCCCTTCTTTTCCAACATCAACTCCTCCTGCAATGGTATAGCAGCTAAGAATCTATTTATGAACTCTCTGCAACACTCCTTCCCTCTGCAAATGAGCTCATCACAATCATCAATTCCCTTGTTTTCTTGGTGCCTGAACATCTCTGTGGAGTCATCAAACCTGAGGATATAGGCTTTCTTGCATCCTTCATACAATCTCTCTCCCAGTGTATCCATGACATAGTATGCATTTGCTTCCATCTTCAGCATGAAGAAGTGATCATTCCAACTTACGACGAAGACCTTACTGTCTCCTACGATGTCACTAGTTATCTCATGCCATATGTCATCAAATGACATTGCCCCATGCAACGATTTGAAGCACTCTGGTTGAAAGAACCCTATGAAAGATTTGTCAGGTAATACTGATACAGGCCTCAATTTTGCTTCCAGTATCGTATCAAGGTCAAAGTGCTTGTCAGGAAACCGATCGATGTATGATGTGTTGTTGCATAGCTTTTGCCACTCCGACGAGCCTTCTCTGATGAGTGTATCAAACTCTGATCTCGTTGGTGTATTCAGCTCATTGTTATGGAGTGCGTTTGCGAGTACCGCAACTATGGCTGTGCAAGCACTCTCTCCACCTGCACTAGGATCTCGCTGATCGATGGAAGCAAAGAAGGTGTGGATTTTGATCTTTGTTTGCTTGTCCCTGCTGATGAATTCTTTGCTTCTCCAACTGCCTTTTggatcatcatcttcatcagaaTCTAGTGATTCCTTCTGCTAAGACAATAAAGGATCAAGATCCATGGATACCTCCGACATCAAGATCTGTAAAAGAAGATGCTTAACTGAAATTAACTCACCTTTTTGTGCTCAGAAGAAATGTCTTCACAAGAGGACATCTTCCTTCTTTCTCCCTCCTTGAGATCAGGAGTTTTGCAGCTCCTCTTGCTCCAGCAGAACCAACCCTTCGAAGTTGATTCTGAGTCTGGACTCGATTGGCAACTGTTGCTGCTGATGCTGCTGCTGGCATTGTGATTCTGAACACTGTTGTCTTCCAAGATATCTTCTTCATCTTGTAGCCGAAAAAGGTGATCAAGAACCATATTTTCTTTGTCAAAGCTTCCTGGATCATCAGATTTCACTTGTTGGCTGCCCTTCTGCTCTAACATAATCCTGTCTTCACTGAGTGATGCTCCCTTTGTTACTCCAGAAGTCCTTACCTCTGTGAAGCTGACAGTGACCTGAACCATTCACATAATTAGCAGATCCATTGCATGATGTTGTGAGAAACTTAAAACTCTAGCAAactttcttgaattattttggcTGAACATTTTTTCCTCCATGTTACTGATGTACTCATTGCATTGACAATGAAACTGCTAATAATTTAGTTTCAAAAACTCCCCTGATAAATGTGTGGCTTCAGACACTGAAATCGATGCACATGTATTTCTACACTGTGTACACTCAATCAATGTCATGCAGCATTATCCAGACATATTCATAGATAAGAAGATGaggcacttgcattgttgaagttACCATGTCATGAAGCTTTGGCCAAAGTAAAAAACATTATTCTCTTTTTGAATGGCACACTAAACAACAAGCACAAGCCATTATTAGCTTTctttgaacaaaagaagagaagaaggcaAAAAAAAGGGGGTTTTTACTTGTAGCACTCCGTAGCTTGTCGATCCTTCTTTCCTTAAGGTGATAGGAAGCTGCTGATTGAATCCCTTTTCTGCTCCTCCACTCTCTTTATGGGATTGGGATTCCTTAAACCATTCAGCTAAGCTTGCATTTGTCGTCCCTATCCTTTCCAATTTGTTCGTCTTGCTTCCTTCCTCTTCACCAGATCCCTGCAGAATTAAACCTAGTCATTGAGAAGCAGATCGACAGAAAGACTACAGCTTTCAAACTGGTTTGACAGAGTTCTGGAATCTGCAAACCTGTTTTCACTGTTTTCTGTACTCATTGCAATATAAAATTCTAGAGATATTACTAACGCTAAAAACAAGGAATTCTATCAAACAAATGGCCGGCATCAAATCCTGCTGAaaattttgatgcaagaaggtgcGTTGACATCGGTAATTCCTGTCATGGTGAAGATTGAAAAGATCTGACCTCATTTCCTATCCGTAATCCACAGTCAAATCTCTGCAAGAAAACCTGAAGACCATCTTCATAGCGTCAAATACACAGAGACGATGAGGAACTCACGTATAGGACGGAAAAGGAAACATCATGGGCAGGACCCGAGACCGAGTTCGGGTCACAAAGCCGACACACGTTCTCGAACCGGCTCGACTCGTCATCGTCGTCCCACCGGACCGCCCAGCCATCCTCCACCGGCCTACGGGAAGACACGCTTCGGGCCGGCCTCTTCCTTCCCACGAGATACGAAAGCGCCCCGACTTTGGGCGGCCGCCGCCAGCCGACCTCGACCGCCGCCACCCCCGGTAGCGGCAGGAGCCCCTCGAGACCCACCACCTTCACGGTGACCTTgcacttcctcctcctcttcgcctTCGTCGGCGCCGTAGGTGCCCAAGGGGAGAAGCTCATCACCTTCTTGACCACCATCTCTCCTCGGGCCCCCCTCTCTACCTTCCttccttctctcctctcctcctttCTTGAGCGACCAACCTGTCTTTAATGGTGGAGGGAAGGACAAGGCATCGTCCAGCGATCGGCGCGATCGCTCATTTGATATTAATAGAATCCGCAGCCGGGAGGTGGAggactcctcctccgcctccattTCCTTACGTAGGCGGAGATACCGTGTCAACGCAGGTGGTTTCCTTCCACGTGCGGTACGCGTGCGCTGCACGGTTACGTGGATCCGAGCCTGCGGCTTATGGGATTCGTATCTCGTCGTTGATACGTGATTGGATTGCGGTGGGGCCGAATACGTATGCATCCGTATACACCGCGAGTGGTGTATACGGATGGATCCTTTAATCTGATATTGTTTATATATTCACTATATCAATTAGATTTGAGTAAGCTAGATACTAATCATATCTAATTAGTTCGGATATTCACATCTACACGATCCGGAAGATACGGATTTAAGTATCAGATTTGATTTTAGATTCATCATtatcccccccaaaaaaaaaggagagagagttaGTATTTGTTATTTGGATAATGATTGATTTGGACTTTGGTTTAGATCAATGGAACTCAAGAATTCTGAGGTTGGACGTTCGAACTGAGGTTGtacattctttttattttctctctctattttttctcctttttccacCCAAGAAAGGGACCGGCGCCAAGTCAACCATATTCCAACTGAGTCTGCCGTAAAAGTCAACGATACT of the Musa acuminata AAA Group cultivar baxijiao chromosome BXJ3-2, Cavendish_Baxijiao_AAA, whole genome shotgun sequence genome contains:
- the LOC103976437 gene encoding uncharacterized protein LOC103976437, yielding MAVAAFPSCGARRLNARPWLHAVRASASSPSPSASPLLPPPEIDALAAPPRSDSAGAVAPTPRSFFPKRGQTLELVCESLAFKGKGVCKVADTAFVVMCDRALPGERFLGRVTRKKGSYAEATKLKTISPHRDAVEAPCQYASYCGGCKTQNLSYEAQVRAKEQQVRDLIVHVGRFSDKDPDFVAIFKPIVPCDLQFHYRNKMEFSFGAERWMPRDVSSGKEEQMEIGYALGLHAPGFFDKVLHVDKCLLQTEATNKVLAVIQDSWRDPKLGLSPYNVHTHAGFLKHLMLRTGRDVNTSNPEVMVNFVTSSYEPNLLKPLVDKISAIPEVVSVMNNVNTSVGNTSVGEEEYTLYGKSTITEMLRGLTFQISANSFFQTNSHQAEVLYKLIEDCAGLRGDSSEIVLDLFCGTGSIGLSLARRVKHVYGYEVVAEAISDARRNAKFNGIHNATFVQGDLNKINDSFGNDFPKPDIVISDPNRPGMHMKLIKYLLELQAPRIVYVSCNPSTLARDLDYLCHGLAEKGIRGCYHLRSVQPVDMFPHTPHIECVCLLELC
- the LOC135631658 gene encoding uncharacterized protein LOC135631658, with translation MVVKKVMSFSPWAPTAPTKAKRRRKCKVTVKVVGLEGLLPLPGVAAVEVGWRRPPKVGALSYLVGRKRPARSVSSRRPVEDGWAVRWDDDDESSRFENVCRLCDPNSVSGPAHDVSFSVLYGSGEEEGSKTNKLERIGTTNASLAEWFKESQSHKESGGAEKGFNQQLPITLRKEGSTSYGVLQVTVSFTEVRTSGVTKGASLSEDRIMLEQKGSQQVKSDDPGSFDKENMVLDHLFRLQDEEDILEDNSVQNHNASSSISSNSCQSSPDSESTSKGWFCWSKRSCKTPDLKEGERRKMSSCEDISSEHKKKESLDSDEDDDPKGSWRSKEFISRDKQTKIKIHTFFASIDQRDPSAGGESACTAIVAVLANALHNNELNTPTRSEFDTLIREGSSEWQKLCNNTSYIDRFPDKHFDLDTILEAKLRPVSVLPDKSFIGFFQPECFKSLHGAMSFDDIWHEITSDIVGDSKVFVVSWNDHFFMLKMEANAYYVMDTLGERLYEGCKKAYILRFDDSTEMFRHQENKGIDDCDELICRGKECCREFINRFLAAIPLQEELMLEKKGIETNTALHQRLQIEFHLTQASADTSNDDSQDNTWKNNSDLNS